GGAACATCTGCACCCGGTCGTTATAGGACTGGATGCTGTCGTTATAGTGCTGGCGGGCGAAGGCGATGCGGTTTTCGGTGGAGCGCAGCTCTTCGGTCAGCTCCGACACATGGGTGCCCGAGCGGATTTCGGGATAGGCCTCGACCACGGCGAGCAGCCGGCCGAGCCCGGCGCCCAGTTCGCGTTCCGCCGCCAGCGCCTGGGCCCGATCGGCGGCACTGCCGCCCCGTTCCGCCCGCTGGGTTGCTGCGACCGCCTTGCCGCGCGCGGCGACCACGGCTTCCAGGGTCTCGCGCTCGAAGGCCATGGCGTCACGCACCGCGGCGACCAGGTTCGGCACCAGATCATGCCGGCGCTTCAACTGCACCGAGATCTGGGCAAAGGCATTGCGCACCCCGTTCCGCCGCCCGACCAGGCCGTTATAGGTGGCGATGGCATAAAGCGCCACCAGCACCACGATGCCGAGGATGATCCAGATTTCCATCCGCCTGCGCCTTCTCTCG
The DNA window shown above is from Tistrella mobilis and carries:
- a CDS encoding LemA family protein; this translates as MEIWIILGIVVLVALYAIATYNGLVGRRNGVRNAFAQISVQLKRRHDLVPNLVAAVRDAMAFERETLEAVVAARGKAVAATQRAERGGSAADRAQALAAERELGAGLGRLLAVVEAYPEIRSGTHVSELTEELRSTENRIAFARQHYNDSIQSYNDRVQMFPSNLIAGMFGFRTEEFFQVDAAETAVPTVSLR